Proteins encoded together in one Elusimicrobiota bacterium window:
- a CDS encoding PDZ domain-containing protein — translation MTLGLIIMPFLLCASCVRYGVRTVQEPAEVKSIWTAPEPEWIFYKPRILSSVEEAVANVKNIQNRLMFEGMVPSELDIDKYGLRAKLKWVTTQKGERVTSTTGGFWYGWSWISTASSTIEPWTKETPQEKLVIIPFKDVVKIQFLVDIWVDVWMNHGGTWEELVIKTKDKGAAKDLIDALYTLKEMATGIKTEFYPMLGMSVAELTGKQKEALGITGGMLVLGVGEGGPAFLAGIKYPDVITEVNGEQVSGKDDGLSKVKGSPAAVKLKVIKWAADEKYTRGAPKPKGITKDGGRTTTYNYAEYEAWKLQKPHLPTLDRSNIRVVEITIEKR, via the coding sequence ATGACTTTGGGATTAATTATAATGCCGTTTCTGCTGTGCGCTTCTTGTGTTCGCTATGGTGTCAGAACAGTTCAAGAGCCGGCAGAAGTTAAAAGCATCTGGACTGCGCCGGAGCCCGAATGGATTTTTTACAAGCCCAGAATACTTTCTTCGGTTGAAGAGGCCGTGGCAAACGTCAAAAATATTCAGAACAGGTTAATGTTTGAAGGGATGGTCCCAAGCGAGCTCGATATCGACAAATACGGCTTAAGAGCCAAGCTGAAATGGGTTACCACGCAAAAAGGGGAAAGAGTAACCTCTACTACAGGCGGTTTCTGGTACGGCTGGAGCTGGATAAGTACCGCAAGCAGCACAATCGAACCCTGGACTAAAGAAACTCCGCAGGAAAAACTTGTGATAATACCTTTTAAGGATGTTGTAAAGATACAGTTTCTGGTGGATATCTGGGTAGATGTGTGGATGAATCACGGCGGGACCTGGGAAGAATTAGTTATAAAAACTAAAGATAAAGGCGCGGCAAAAGACCTTATCGACGCGCTGTACACTCTCAAGGAAATGGCAACCGGGATAAAAACGGAATTCTATCCCATGCTGGGCATGAGCGTTGCGGAACTAACCGGAAAGCAAAAGGAAGCGCTTGGAATAACCGGCGGCATGCTTGTATTGGGCGTCGGAGAAGGCGGCCCTGCCTTTCTCGCGGGGATCAAATATCCCGACGTAATTACCGAAGTTAACGGAGAACAAGTCTCAGGCAAGGATGATGGTTTAAGTAAAGTTAAGGGAAGCCCTGCGGCGGTAAAGCTGAAAGTGATAAAATGGGCCGCGGATGAAAAATACACACGCGGAGCGCCCAAGCCCAAAGGCATTACTAAGGATGGGGGTAGAACCACTACCTATAACTACGCCGAGTACGAGGCATGGAAGCTACAAAAACCGCACCTGCCAACCCTTGATAGATCAAATATCAGGGTTGTTGAAATAACTATTGAAAAGAGATAG
- a CDS encoding site-2 protease family protein: protein MGLLSLLQSNPAVFLILAFLLLYSVIFHEVAHGWSAYLFGDDTAYRYGRLTLNPISHIDPIGAIMLLLVGFGWAKPVPVNYDNLSNTRLGLFVVALAGCAANILIAIIAMFLLQLSVVASNPALSAILQLLAKINVILGAFNLIPIPPLDGSKVVMSFLPEEAQQNLARLEPYGFYILIFLLFTGMLNPVIVFMMNLVDGFISLLLGLFH, encoded by the coding sequence GTGGGACTATTATCACTTCTGCAGTCTAATCCGGCCGTGTTCCTTATACTGGCTTTTTTGCTTTTATATTCCGTCATTTTCCACGAGGTCGCTCACGGCTGGTCGGCATACCTATTTGGTGACGACACGGCATACCGTTACGGCCGGCTTACGCTGAACCCGATCTCGCACATTGATCCGATAGGCGCTATTATGCTCCTTTTAGTCGGGTTCGGTTGGGCGAAACCGGTGCCGGTGAATTATGATAATCTGAGCAACACCAGGCTGGGCTTGTTTGTCGTAGCTCTGGCGGGGTGCGCGGCGAACATCCTTATAGCCATTATCGCAATGTTTCTGCTGCAACTGAGCGTGGTGGCTTCGAACCCCGCGTTATCGGCTATCCTTCAACTGCTCGCGAAGATCAACGTTATCCTGGGAGCCTTCAACCTGATCCCGATACCCCCGCTGGACGGCTCAAAAGTCGTAATGAGTTTTCTGCCGGAAGAAGCGCAGCAAAACCTGGCCCGGCTTGAGCCGTACGGCTTTTATATTTTGATATTTTTGCTTTTCACGGGAATGCTCAATCCGGTGATAGTGTTCATGATGAATCTGGTGGATGGTTTTATCTCTCTTTTGCTCGGCTTATTTCATTAA
- a CDS encoding NAD(P)/FAD-dependent oxidoreductase translates to MAKVIIIGAGIGGLTAGNLLLKKGHKVTIFESHLLPGGYVAGFKKNGFYFESGTLAFESSAQIFKVMKEIGVYDKVKFVRYFMAIKTDKFYAAPQTYEEFKQAFLEGYPAYSAELKNYFRKTDFMYSTFEELMSGNKGFPQNILLIPAIFKLIYLYIKYSKMKLGEFTAQGVGYRNSLYRALRSLGYPEMPVFFLGGMLAGLFLDYWHVEDGMQSWADALADNFRKLGGELNLGKKVDKIITENRKVAGVSAGGHSIEADYVISAMDYKKTFLQLLDDKSLLRKRFVEKIQKSAVSEGFVTVYLGLSISNAELAKYMKLPHVAIMDEQEGAEKLDPSDQKYFEKAGVTLFSPSQNNSKLAPEGKSSLMIQAIAPFHWQDNWGGGNKSKYMLLKELVKIALIKKATEVIPGLDKFIEFSDMATPLTYERYTGNTDGATSAWSWNPEKKFYKSAISTNIETPIKNLFIGSCWASQIGGVPGAVMAGVKCAKKIHGIEESKLVLKRDHSK, encoded by the coding sequence ATGGCCAAAGTAATAATAATCGGCGCGGGCATCGGCGGGCTTACCGCCGGAAATCTTCTTTTAAAAAAGGGCCATAAGGTTACTATTTTTGAATCCCACTTGCTTCCAGGCGGGTATGTAGCGGGATTCAAGAAAAACGGCTTCTATTTTGAAAGCGGCACGCTTGCCTTTGAGAGTTCTGCACAGATATTCAAGGTAATGAAAGAGATCGGCGTTTACGACAAGGTTAAGTTTGTACGCTACTTTATGGCCATAAAGACAGACAAATTCTATGCCGCGCCACAGACTTACGAAGAATTCAAACAAGCGTTCCTGGAAGGCTATCCCGCATACAGCGCAGAACTGAAAAATTATTTTAGAAAGACTGACTTTATGTATTCAACTTTTGAGGAGTTGATGTCAGGAAACAAGGGTTTTCCCCAAAATATTCTCCTCATTCCCGCTATATTCAAATTGATCTATCTATACATCAAATACTCAAAAATGAAGCTTGGCGAATTTACGGCCCAGGGAGTAGGATACCGAAACAGTCTCTACAGGGCTTTAAGGTCTTTGGGATATCCCGAGATGCCGGTGTTTTTTCTGGGAGGAATGCTGGCGGGATTATTTCTTGACTACTGGCACGTTGAAGACGGAATGCAGTCGTGGGCGGACGCTCTGGCAGACAACTTCAGGAAGCTTGGCGGAGAACTAAACCTCGGAAAGAAAGTGGATAAGATCATCACCGAAAATCGCAAAGTTGCCGGTGTTAGCGCCGGGGGACATTCAATTGAGGCGGATTATGTAATTTCCGCAATGGATTATAAAAAAACTTTCCTTCAACTCCTTGACGACAAGTCGCTTTTGCGCAAGCGTTTTGTGGAAAAAATTCAGAAGAGCGCGGTTTCGGAAGGTTTCGTTACGGTATATCTGGGGCTTTCTATTTCAAACGCGGAACTCGCGAAATATATGAAACTGCCTCACGTCGCAATAATGGATGAACAAGAAGGCGCGGAAAAGCTGGACCCTTCCGATCAGAAATATTTTGAAAAGGCCGGAGTAACTCTTTTTTCGCCTTCCCAGAACAATTCTAAGCTTGCTCCTGAAGGGAAATCGTCGCTTATGATCCAAGCCATCGCTCCCTTTCATTGGCAAGACAACTGGGGAGGGGGGAACAAGTCAAAATATATGCTGTTAAAGGAATTAGTAAAGATTGCGCTTATCAAGAAGGCAACGGAAGTGATACCGGGACTTGATAAGTTTATTGAGTTCAGCGATATGGCGACGCCCCTGACGTATGAGCGTTATACGGGAAACACAGACGGCGCGACCTCCGCCTGGAGCTGGAATCCCGAAAAGAAATTTTACAAAAGCGCTATCAGCACAAATATAGAAACACCGATAAAAAACCTATTTATCGGGTCCTGCTGGGCAAGCCAGATAGGCGGCGTTCCCGGCGCAGTTATGGCCGGCGTAAAATGCGCCAAAAAAATACATGGCATAGAAGAATCTAAATTAGTCCTGAAACGCGACCATTCAAAATAA